Proteins encoded in a region of the Brevefilum fermentans genome:
- a CDS encoding energy-coupling factor transporter transmembrane component T family protein: MNSRFEFLGNTAIGQYIPRDSLIHCLDPRARMLIYLALFTGVVFTPRISGLFLGLGMVLLLYILAKIPVKPGWQSFKRALPFLLILAVLQIIFGTITHTDVILGNVVGIIVTQRAAFNAGMLLARFFILIFLLNGYAMTLSTSQVTSSLFYLLKPLEKLRFPINDLTAVVQITMRFLPMIAQSAEKIAKAQAARGGDWEQRGFNPIRQAKRVLPLIVPLMVNSLKRAETMALAMESRGFNAAVARSSFYTLKFTLLDGVFLLIALLVSLLMLTL, encoded by the coding sequence ATGAATAGCCGGTTTGAGTTTTTGGGCAATACAGCTATCGGGCAATATATCCCACGTGATTCGCTGATTCATTGTCTTGATCCTCGTGCCCGGATGCTCATCTATTTAGCCTTGTTCACAGGCGTTGTATTTACTCCCCGCATTTCGGGTCTTTTTTTGGGTTTGGGAATGGTATTACTTCTTTACATTCTGGCCAAAATCCCGGTAAAACCAGGGTGGCAGAGTTTCAAACGTGCGCTGCCATTTTTATTGATATTAGCAGTCCTTCAAATTATTTTCGGAACAATTACCCATACCGATGTGATTTTAGGAAACGTGGTAGGCATTATCGTCACCCAACGCGCAGCTTTCAACGCCGGCATGCTTTTAGCGAGGTTTTTTATTCTTATCTTTTTACTAAATGGGTATGCGATGACTCTATCGACCTCACAAGTCACCTCTTCCCTGTTTTATTTACTAAAACCTCTCGAAAAGCTGAGATTTCCTATCAACGACCTGACCGCAGTTGTGCAAATTACCATGCGTTTTCTTCCGATGATTGCCCAATCTGCTGAAAAAATAGCTAAGGCTCAGGCAGCGCGCGGCGGTGATTGGGAACAAAGGGGATTTAACCCCATCCGCCAAGCAAAACGAGTTTTGCCTCTGATTGTTCCTTTGATGGTCAACAGCCTTAAGCGGGCTGAAACGATGGCGCTGGCCATGGAATCTCGCGGCTTTAATGCTGCAGTAGCTCGCAGCAGTTTCTATACCTTGAAGTTCACGTTATTGGATGGGGTCTTTCTTTTGATAGCGCTGCTGGTCAGTTTGTTGATGCTGACGCTATAG
- a CDS encoding ECF transporter S component: MVQDRTRKIVITGVLSAISIFLGITRLGFIPWFSGVSLTIMHLPVIIGAVLEGPVVGFAIGLIFGIFSLIQAAIAPTGPTDVWFTNPLISVIPRLFIGPISWLVYRALKRWPIPALFTAGITGSLVNTALVLSMIGALGLLPWIAIPPIILSNGLLEAVAASILVVSVVSIWKQIEGRRGKRGSSF, from the coding sequence ATGGTACAGGATCGAACGCGAAAAATTGTTATCACTGGTGTATTAAGCGCCATTTCCATCTTCTTAGGGATCACTCGTTTAGGATTTATCCCATGGTTTTCAGGAGTATCCCTTACGATTATGCACTTGCCGGTCATCATCGGCGCTGTACTGGAAGGTCCCGTTGTCGGCTTTGCCATTGGCCTGATCTTTGGCATCTTCAGCCTGATCCAGGCCGCCATAGCACCAACAGGTCCTACCGATGTTTGGTTCACCAATCCTTTGATTTCTGTGATACCGCGTCTGTTTATCGGGCCAATCTCATGGTTGGTTTACCGCGCCCTGAAACGCTGGCCAATTCCTGCATTGTTTACTGCAGGCATCACTGGGAGTCTCGTCAATACCGCCCTTGTTTTATCGATGATTGGCGCCCTGGGATTGCTACCATGGATTGCTATCCCGCCAATAATATTGAGCAATGGGCTGCTTGAGGCAGTTGCTGCATCAATTTTGGTGGTAAGCGTTGTCAGCATCTGGAAACAAATTGAAGGTCGTAGGGGCAAACGAGGCTCATCGTTTTAG
- a CDS encoding 4Fe-4S binding protein produces the protein MAKKDVYERLCDYFSLQLGEVPDRNNLMTAFKQTVTEETVNFYFLLPLFGEIKESQLLKKAKRKGYSDIEISKHMTLLIKESFIERHRGEEEDSFSRVFGAFVAENQVRKKKGTALGKRYAKYWMDLAAVSTYKLPTKTPYARVLATEESIQPPKKGEKIIINETIQDTQQAVPYDFVTELLRKSSTIALAECYCRLSKEMAGEPCGHEKETCFLFNEAGRNLIEIGVAREISVEEALEIIRRSEAAGLVHNVNNAEGEINFLCNCCPCCCPILGAMKLGLKNVSQPSRFHAVIDWEVCINCLICVDYCYVNALTDVEGQLSFDVDLCIGCGLCASHCPENAINMVVRENFGKIYPTASTLDSQIQKEAIIGKLTSFMKK, from the coding sequence ATGGCGAAAAAAGATGTTTACGAAAGATTGTGCGATTACTTCAGTTTGCAACTTGGTGAAGTTCCCGACCGAAACAACCTGATGACTGCTTTTAAACAGACTGTGACTGAGGAAACTGTCAATTTTTATTTTCTTCTTCCTCTTTTTGGCGAGATTAAGGAGTCTCAACTCCTGAAAAAAGCAAAACGCAAAGGGTACTCTGACATTGAAATATCGAAACATATGACCTTACTGATCAAAGAATCCTTCATTGAACGCCATCGAGGTGAAGAAGAAGACAGTTTTTCCAGGGTTTTTGGTGCGTTTGTCGCCGAAAATCAAGTGCGGAAAAAGAAAGGTACTGCTTTAGGAAAACGGTATGCCAAATATTGGATGGACTTAGCCGCGGTTTCAACTTACAAGCTGCCAACAAAAACGCCTTACGCCAGGGTATTAGCCACAGAAGAAAGCATTCAGCCTCCCAAAAAGGGCGAGAAAATTATCATCAATGAGACTATTCAGGATACACAACAAGCCGTTCCCTATGATTTCGTAACTGAATTGCTGCGAAAGTCTTCCACAATCGCACTGGCAGAATGTTATTGTCGGCTCTCCAAGGAAATGGCTGGTGAGCCCTGCGGTCATGAAAAAGAAACCTGCTTTTTATTCAATGAAGCCGGTCGAAACTTGATCGAAATTGGCGTTGCTCGTGAAATTTCTGTTGAAGAAGCCCTTGAAATTATCAGACGCAGCGAAGCAGCAGGCCTGGTACACAATGTCAATAATGCTGAAGGTGAGATCAATTTTTTGTGTAATTGCTGTCCTTGTTGTTGTCCCATTTTGGGAGCAATGAAATTGGGCTTGAAAAATGTCTCACAACCCTCGCGGTTCCACGCGGTGATTGATTGGGAAGTTTGCATTAATTGTTTGATTTGCGTTGATTATTGTTACGTGAATGCTCTTACAGATGTGGAAGGTCAGCTCTCTTTTGATGTCGACTTGTGCATTGGGTGCGGTTTGTGTGCCAGCCACTGTCCTGAAAATGCAATTAATATGGTTGTGCGAGAAAATTTCGGGAAAATTTATCCTACTGCCAGCACATTGGATAGCCAGATCCAAAAAGAAGCAATTATTGGAAAGCTTACATCTTTTATGAAAAAGTAG
- a CDS encoding NifB/NifX family molybdenum-iron cluster-binding protein: protein MKIAFITDDGKTISQHFGRASHYLVVEVEDGVIQHQEMREKLGHQQFADHAHQHQHGQGSGMDAASHDKHNRMSQAISDCDVLICGGMGMGAYQSMQSFGITPLVTQIRDIEAAFQAYLSGDLQDETHLLH, encoded by the coding sequence ATGAAAATTGCATTTATTACAGACGATGGGAAAACGATCAGTCAACATTTCGGTCGAGCATCACACTACCTCGTTGTCGAGGTAGAAGATGGCGTTATCCAACATCAGGAAATGCGTGAGAAATTAGGACATCAACAATTTGCTGACCACGCACACCAACATCAACATGGTCAGGGCAGCGGAATGGACGCAGCTTCACATGACAAGCACAATCGAATGTCACAGGCGATTAGCGATTGTGACGTATTAATTTGTGGCGGAATGGGCATGGGCGCTTATCAGAGCATGCAAAGCTTTGGGATCACGCCACTGGTTACGCAAATTCGTGATATTGAGGCAGCCTTTCAAGCATATCTTTCTGGTGATCTGCAAGATGAGACGCATTTATTGCACTAA
- a CDS encoding tyrosine-type recombinase/integrase — protein sequence MEQNEIIPIDYGQRPTSLQARGQRTASKNPVVSYLASLNSKDSRRVQKAALDQIASALTNSQIEDSLDFPWEQLDYGAVTAVKAWLNARYAPATVNRYLCAVRRVLKEAWRHNLINAEAYQRAADVRSVSAQRLPSGRELDTEEIKRLILVCLEDEENPNLGLRDAAIISLMYSSGLRRAEVVTLDLEDFDAKLRQLRVIGKRNKERFAFLASGAVRAIQKWIEVRGNEPGPLFYSVNKSGKIVRHRKERKSAAQKQQGMAPNQIVARLSDQTIYHLIEKRSLQAGLVKKTTPHDMRRTFVSDLLDVGVDLSTVSKMAGHENPNTTMRYDRRPTRVMQDAAEKLDIPYPKD from the coding sequence ATGGAACAAAACGAAATAATTCCAATTGATTATGGTCAGCGACCGACATCCCTACAAGCCCGTGGCCAAAGAACCGCCAGCAAAAACCCGGTCGTCTCCTACTTAGCCAGTCTTAACAGTAAAGACAGTCGGCGAGTGCAGAAGGCTGCATTAGATCAAATCGCCAGTGCTTTAACAAACTCCCAAATTGAGGATAGCCTGGATTTTCCCTGGGAGCAATTGGATTATGGCGCTGTAACTGCGGTCAAAGCGTGGCTGAACGCGCGATACGCACCTGCAACGGTGAACCGATACCTGTGCGCTGTTCGGCGCGTACTGAAAGAAGCCTGGCGTCATAATTTAATCAACGCCGAAGCCTATCAACGCGCTGCAGATGTTCGTTCAGTTTCTGCCCAACGTCTTCCATCAGGACGCGAATTAGATACGGAAGAAATTAAACGTCTGATCCTGGTTTGCCTGGAGGATGAAGAAAACCCAAATCTCGGACTGCGCGACGCAGCAATTATCAGCTTAATGTACTCTTCAGGACTGAGACGTGCTGAAGTTGTGACTCTTGACCTTGAGGACTTCGATGCCAAACTGCGGCAATTACGAGTGATTGGTAAACGTAATAAAGAACGCTTTGCATTTCTTGCCAGCGGCGCTGTTCGAGCAATACAGAAGTGGATTGAGGTGCGAGGCAATGAACCAGGACCGCTATTTTATTCAGTCAATAAATCCGGGAAGATCGTGAGGCACAGAAAAGAACGAAAATCAGCAGCTCAAAAACAACAGGGCATGGCTCCAAATCAAATTGTCGCACGCTTGAGCGACCAGACGATTTACCACCTGATTGAAAAACGTTCCCTGCAAGCTGGTCTGGTCAAAAAAACTACCCCACACGATATGCGGCGCACTTTCGTGAGCGACCTTCTGGATGTCGGTGTGGACCTTTCTACAGTTTCAAAAATGGCGGGGCATGAAAACCCTAACACAACCATGCGCTACGATCGCCGCCCTACCCGCGTGATGCAAGACGCAGCTGAAAAGTTAGATATACCCTATCCTAAAGATTGA
- the pepF gene encoding oligoendopeptidase F produces MIEKNLLPLRSEVPLHETWNLENIFPDVQSWETARETVLNQIPSLITYKGQLSQGPKTLATFLEQYETSLRLASKVMVYGMLASSVDTHDQNAQAMAGQGQTAFVRLHAATSFLNPELTAIGFDQLREWVKKDQRLAHLDHFIDELERKKDHVRTEEVEEVLALSGEPLSLFFRAYNAITNADLVFKDAFDEKGATKEVGQSSIDSLITEPDRNVRKTSYENYAQGYIDFKNTLAALQIGGIQRDIFNARSRLFPSSLEASLSANHIPAAVFYALIDTFQSNLPIWQRYWRIRKKALGYDQLHVYDIKAPLSQKSPHIPFEQAIEWICEGMAPLGTEYVEILRKGALEDRWVDRALNKGKRQGAFSSGVYDTNPFIMMSYTDNVFSMSTLAHELGHSMHSYYTRRAQPFVYSHYSLFVAEVASNFNQAMVRDYMFDTQTDSKFQLALIEEAMSNFHRYFFIMPTLARWELEMHRRAEAGKPLTAEIMCNVCADYFAEGYGEDVVFDRDQIGITWAQFQHMYMNFYVYNYATGISAAHALVNGIQHGGQEEVDRYLKFISAGSSLYPLDALKMAGVDMTSPEPVDKAFEAMARYVDRLEELVETHQI; encoded by the coding sequence ATGATAGAAAAAAACTTACTGCCACTTCGGTCTGAGGTCCCACTGCATGAAACCTGGAACCTGGAAAATATTTTTCCTGATGTTCAGTCCTGGGAGACGGCCAGGGAAACTGTTCTCAATCAAATCCCCTCGCTTATCACTTACAAGGGTCAATTGTCACAAGGACCAAAAACTCTAGCAACCTTTCTCGAACAATACGAAACGTCCTTGCGATTGGCTTCAAAAGTGATGGTCTATGGGATGCTAGCCTCTTCTGTTGACACCCATGACCAGAACGCGCAGGCAATGGCAGGACAGGGTCAAACCGCATTTGTCCGCTTGCATGCTGCAACATCTTTTTTAAACCCGGAGTTAACAGCAATTGGATTTGATCAATTGCGAGAATGGGTTAAAAAAGATCAGCGCCTTGCACACCTTGATCATTTTATTGATGAGTTAGAACGGAAAAAGGACCATGTGCGCACTGAGGAAGTTGAAGAGGTTTTGGCTCTCTCGGGGGAGCCCTTGAGCCTATTTTTCCGTGCATATAACGCTATAACCAATGCGGATCTTGTTTTCAAGGATGCCTTTGATGAAAAAGGCGCCACAAAGGAAGTCGGTCAGAGCAGTATTGACAGCTTGATCACCGAACCTGATCGTAACGTTCGCAAAACCAGTTATGAGAATTATGCTCAGGGTTACATTGATTTTAAAAATACCTTAGCTGCGCTTCAAATAGGCGGTATACAACGCGATATTTTCAACGCTCGTTCTCGTCTTTTCCCTTCTTCTTTAGAAGCGTCTTTGAGTGCCAATCATATCCCTGCGGCTGTGTTTTATGCATTGATCGACACGTTTCAAAGTAACCTCCCCATCTGGCAACGCTACTGGAGAATCCGCAAGAAAGCCCTGGGTTATGATCAGCTTCATGTTTACGATATAAAAGCCCCGCTTTCACAAAAGTCACCACACATCCCCTTTGAACAGGCCATAGAATGGATTTGCGAGGGCATGGCGCCATTAGGCACTGAATACGTCGAAATACTGCGAAAAGGCGCCTTAGAAGACCGCTGGGTGGATCGTGCTCTGAACAAGGGTAAACGTCAGGGCGCATTTTCCAGCGGCGTTTATGATACCAACCCGTTTATCATGATGAGTTACACCGATAACGTCTTCAGCATGAGCACACTGGCTCATGAACTTGGCCATTCAATGCACTCATACTATACGCGTAGAGCCCAACCTTTTGTTTATAGCCACTACTCCCTGTTTGTAGCAGAAGTCGCTAGCAATTTCAACCAGGCCATGGTGCGTGACTATATGTTTGATACGCAAACTGATTCCAAATTCCAACTGGCATTGATTGAAGAAGCGATGTCTAATTTCCATCGTTACTTCTTTATTATGCCAACGCTGGCGCGATGGGAACTGGAAATGCATCGAAGGGCGGAAGCTGGGAAACCCCTGACAGCAGAGATCATGTGCAATGTTTGTGCAGATTATTTTGCAGAAGGGTACGGTGAAGATGTCGTTTTTGACAGAGATCAAATTGGCATTACCTGGGCTCAGTTCCAGCACATGTACATGAATTTCTATGTCTATAATTACGCTACGGGCATTTCTGCTGCTCACGCCCTGGTGAACGGCATTCAACATGGCGGACAGGAAGAAGTCGATCGTTACCTGAAATTTATCAGCGCCGGAAGCTCTCTTTATCCTTTAGATGCGCTCAAAATGGCCGGTGTCGATATGACCAGCCCTGAACCCGTTGACAAAGCCTTTGAAGCCATGGCACGTTATGTTGATCGTTTAGAAGAACTTGTAGAAACACATCAAATTTAG
- a CDS encoding SDR family NAD(P)-dependent oxidoreductase: MLKKNFNLAGKSVLITGATSGIGLAAATRFAQEGAWVIGAGRSETRIQQAKNDILQTVPDAKIEFLLADLGYQQQVHNLAEGAQVLLAKWGYEHLDVLINNAGLYLEHKRFNDKKIEMTFAVNHLAAFVLTNQLLPWIKRAPHGRVITISSYAHKTVPINLKRISNPWLYIGLIAYKRSKLCNILFTSELNRRCQDIEAFAVDPGLVNTGIASKSEPGISSLVWRFHRRSGTDTNVPIDTLLFLSDVAISDLSNGSYYRDCAPQTPSRAARREDLARELWELSCQLTGIDWT; encoded by the coding sequence ATGTTGAAGAAAAATTTCAATTTGGCAGGAAAATCGGTGCTGATTACCGGGGCAACTTCAGGGATTGGGTTAGCTGCGGCAACCAGGTTTGCTCAAGAAGGGGCTTGGGTGATCGGCGCGGGTCGATCTGAAACACGCATTCAACAGGCAAAAAATGATATATTGCAGACCGTGCCTGATGCAAAAATCGAATTCCTCCTGGCAGATCTGGGATATCAACAGCAGGTACATAATCTAGCCGAAGGCGCTCAGGTGCTGCTGGCTAAGTGGGGTTATGAACATTTGGATGTTCTGATCAATAACGCAGGATTGTATCTTGAACATAAGCGTTTTAATGACAAAAAGATTGAAATGACCTTTGCTGTCAACCACCTTGCTGCTTTCGTGTTAACAAACCAGTTATTACCGTGGATCAAGCGAGCACCACACGGTCGCGTGATTACGATCTCATCGTATGCCCACAAAACCGTACCGATCAATTTAAAAAGGATCAGCAACCCGTGGCTATACATCGGGCTGATAGCGTATAAACGATCGAAATTGTGTAACATTCTCTTTACGTCTGAACTGAACCGCCGCTGCCAGGACATTGAAGCTTTTGCCGTTGATCCTGGTTTGGTCAATACAGGCATAGCTTCAAAGAGCGAACCAGGAATTTCCAGCTTGGTTTGGAGATTTCACCGACGCAGCGGTACTGATACTAATGTACCTATCGACACGTTGCTGTTTCTATCCGACGTTGCGATAAGTGACCTGTCAAATGGGAGTTATTACAGAGACTGCGCTCCTCAAACACCCAGCCGAGCCGCCAGGCGAGAAGACCTAGCTCGTGAGCTTTGGGAGCTTTCTTGTCAGTTAACTGGCATTGACTGGACATAA
- a CDS encoding acyl-CoA thioesterase, whose translation MIPKTFNYDRLVKSEDLNHHSTLFAGRCAEWFVEAGFIAVASLLPAHNVVCLKIHGLLFKEPLKSGDIARFKSKIVFAGRSSLIVFVSLSESKQEDPILEGFITFVYIDDDGRAQPHGLTIELTDPEDIALSQRAAALR comes from the coding sequence ATGATTCCAAAAACCTTCAATTATGATCGATTGGTAAAAAGTGAAGACCTGAACCATCACAGCACATTATTTGCAGGTCGCTGTGCAGAGTGGTTTGTCGAAGCCGGCTTTATTGCGGTAGCCAGTTTGCTGCCAGCACATAATGTCGTTTGCTTGAAAATCCATGGTTTGTTATTTAAAGAACCGTTGAAATCTGGAGACATTGCCCGTTTTAAAAGCAAAATCGTTTTTGCAGGTCGGTCTTCACTCATTGTCTTTGTGAGTTTATCTGAAAGCAAGCAAGAGGATCCAATTTTGGAAGGTTTTATCACCTTCGTCTACATCGATGATGACGGCCGAGCACAACCTCATGGACTGACAATTGAACTGACTGATCCTGAGGATATTGCTCTTAGCCAACGTGCAGCAGCGTTGCGCTGA